In the genome of Dermacentor silvarum isolate Dsil-2018 chromosome 1, BIME_Dsil_1.4, whole genome shotgun sequence, one region contains:
- the LOC125944117 gene encoding uncharacterized protein LOC125944117, which yields MLPSYLKEQTYGSYTSREESFEEAPTSPDQRSHALKRRPPAKRLRAVSSNCAEAEVAAVATADVTDAAEEEIHEEVRTVNRLGGADAECLTEHAVCFASELQRVKDQLRSVKQQLHSCQRKLAKAKAQANEKRGMQETIQKLSGREMLIIDQCIMKANMKSTNSVRLVPWQFFWTIYYWRRLSACKISIVRSQRRTAFWTTLVARLQESLLK from the exons ATGTTACCGAGCTATCTGAAGGAGCAGACGTATGGATCGTACACCTCCAGAGAGGAGTCGTTCGAGGAAGCACCGACGAGCCCAGATC AACGTTCGCATGCACTGAAacggcgcccacctgcaaaaaggctgcgagcggtatcttcaaactgcgctgaagccgaagttgcggccgtcgcaactgcagacgtcaccgatgcagccgaagaagaaattcacg AGGAAGTACGAACTGTAaatcgccttggcggtgctgatgcagaATGCCTAACTGAGCACGccgtttgctttgcctcagagctgcaaagggtgaaggaccaacttcgcagtgtgaagcaacaacttcattcgtgtcagcggaagctcgcaaaagcgaaggcgcaggcaaatgaaaaacgtggcatgcaggaaaccattcagaagctatcgggccgcgagatgctcattatagatcagtgcatcatgaaggcaaacatgaagtcAACGAATTCAGTGCG ATTGGTACCCTGGCagttcttttggacgatatactactggaggcggctgagtgcatgcaagatatcaatcgtccggagtcaacgaaggactgcattttggactaccttggtggctagattgcaagaaagtttactaaaataa